The Paenibacillus sp. RC334 nucleotide sequence ACACAAGGCAGAAATACTGTTCAAAAAGCAACAAATTCCTGCTTATTTGCTGATTTTTATTCATTAATAAGTATGATTATACTATAAATAAGGTATAACTGTACTTTATTGAACAAGTGTTTAACGAAATGAATTACACTTAACTGAACGTGCGGAGGGATCATCATGAAACTTCAAGGTAAGGTGGCAGTAGTCACAGGATCAGCCTCTGGAATGGGTAAGGAAATAGCCATTTTGTATGCTAAAGAAGGGGCTAAAGTGGTTGTATCTGATATCAATGTAGATGCGGCAAACTTGACTGTAGCAGACATTAAATCCAATGGCGGAGTCGCTACTGCTATTGTAGTTCGGAAGGTCCTTCCTATTTTCACGGACAAAGGTGCCGGGGTCATTATTAATGTTGCCTCACTTGGCGGATTGCAAGGCTCTAGAGCTGGTGCAGCTTGTATATACATGCCGTTGTTGGCCTGACTAAAAATGTAGGCTTCCAATACGCTAATAAAGGCGTACGTTGTAACGCAATCGCTCCTGGTGCTGTTTCCTTGCTTCGGATGATTCCAGCTTTGTGAATGGGTACCGTCATTACAGCCGATGCTGGTTGGTCTGCTTATTAAAAGATGTAGGTAATGTAAAAAAACCAGTCCAAACACGAAAGTGTCGGCTGGTTTATTTGTTGTACTACGTAAAATATTTAGCTCTGCGAACCTTCTTTATTCGCTTACTTTCCCTAATTAACCCTTTCAGGACACCTTATTCTCAATCCGAAGCTTGTCAGCTACCATCGCAATAAACTCTGAGTTGGTCGGCTTGGATTTGGAGATATTAATGGTGTAGCCGAACAGATGAGAGATGCTGTCGATGTTGCCACGTGTCCATGCTACCTCGATGGCATGACGAATGGCGCGTTCCACGCGGGATGCCGTCGTTTTAAATTTTTCGGCGATTGCGGGATATAATGTTTTGGTGATGGCACCCAAAATTTCGATATTATTGTACACCATAGTAATGGCTTCGCGTAAATATTGATAGCCCTTAATATGAGCTGGCACACCGATTTCATGGATAATGGCCGTAATACTGGCATCCAGGTTTTTCGTTTTGCCCATTGGCACCACATTAGACCGCATGGAAGAAACCGTCACCGGACTGCTGCTGACTAATTGTGGTCCCACCAATTGACGAACACGGTTGGCAAGCACTTCCATGTCAAACGGCTTCAAAATATAATAAGATGCCCCGAGCTGTACGGCTCTTTGCGTAATATTTTCTTGACCGAATGCAGTCAGCATAATGATTTTCGGCTGTGGAGACAGGTTCATTTCTCTCAAGCGCTCCAATACGCCGAGACCATCCAGATGAGGCATGATAATATCTAAAATAAGTACATCAGGTACGTTGCGGGATTCTGCGATGTGTTGGAGCACTTCTTCACCATTATAGGCGATTCCTGTAACTTCCATATCCTCCTGATCGGAAATATATTCGGCAAGCAGATTCGTAAATTCCCGGTTGTCATCAGCCAACAATACCTCAATTTTTTGCAATGTACTTCCTCCTTATTGAGTGTTATTCAGTTGGTACATCAGTTTACAGCAAATAAATATTTCTTGTCGGAGTATATGATTTCGACATCGAATTATGAATCCCTTCTGTCGAAAATTATTTTTATTTATTTTTTTTATGGTTTCCATTATAATTAATTATTTAACTTGCTATTACGAGTTTATTCTTGGCCTTTCGACAAAAAAATCTTAAGGCCACTAGCTCGCCTTAAGATTAGAGGATGATTTCAAGCTTACGTTATTCTGCATGATTCCTGCATCGCGCAGCATCCATTCAATAAAGCAGCCGTAGCCTGATTTCGGATCGTTAACAAATACATGCGTCACAGCCCCTATGAGCTTCCCGTTTTGAATAATTGGGCTTCCACTCATCCCTTGTACAATTCCCCCGGTCTTATCCAGCAGCTTTGGATCTACGATACGAATAACAAGTCCTTTGGTTGCCGGTTTATCCTGTTGAGAAATGTGTACGACCTCTGCCTGAAACCGCTGAATCTGCTGACCTTCCAGTACAGTCAAAATTTCTGCAGGTCCTTCCTTTACTTCATTCGCAAGTGCCACAGGAATCGGCTTGGAATACAAACCATATTGCGGCTCATCTGACATCTTCCCAAAAATCCCGAAGTTCGTGTTTCGTTCAATATTACCTAACACCCGATGATCCTTGAGAAAATGTGCGCGTTTTTCCCCAGGTTCACCACTTTGACTTTTCGCAATTGACGTCACATTGGATTGCACTATTTCCCCGCTCCCCACAACAATGGGGGTCTGGGTATTCATGTCGGTAATCACGTGCCCCAAGGCCCCGTATACCCCCTGATCCGGTGCGTAAAAGGTCAAGGTGCCTACACCCGCAGCCGAGTCCCTAATATACAGTCCAAGCCGCCATGCTTTGTCATCACGATCATAAGCTGGTGTTAGCTTGGTGGAAATCGTCTGCTCCCCTCGGCAAAGCGTGATGTCGAGCGGCTTTTTGTTCTTGCCTGCTTCCTCTACAGCCTCCGCTACCCTTGTCAGGCTATCCAGCGGTTTGCCATTCATATGGGTGATCCGGTCACCGAGACGAATTCCGGCAGTCTCTCCAGGTGACACCTTGCGGTCCATACTTTCCTGAATGACATGATGACCAACGACAAGCACTCCTGAAGATTTTACTTTGACCCCGATCGTCTGACCCCCTGGATACACCTTCAAGTCGGGGATCATGTTTTCTTGAGGCTTCTTCACTGCATGGGAACCGAATAATTCCAGAGAAGCTTGTGAAGGCAGCGCTGCATGCACATGCTTGGCGTTACCGATACAACAAATAAGAAAAACAAGCAAAAGACCGAGCAATTTGATCCTGGAGTAAAAATTC carries:
- the spo0A gene encoding sporulation transcription factor Spo0A — translated: MQKIEVLLADDNREFTNLLAEYISDQEDMEVTGIAYNGEEVLQHIAESRNVPDVLILDIIMPHLDGLGVLERLREMNLSPQPKIIMLTAFGQENITQRAVQLGASYYILKPFDMEVLANRVRQLVGPQLVSSSPVTVSSMRSNVVPMGKTKNLDASITAIIHEIGVPAHIKGYQYLREAITMVYNNIEILGAITKTLYPAIAEKFKTTASRVERAIRHAIEVAWTRGNIDSISHLFGYTINISKSKPTNSEFIAMVADKLRIENKVS
- the spoIVB gene encoding SpoIVB peptidase: MNFYSRIKLLGLLLVFLICCIGNAKHVHAALPSQASLELFGSHAVKKPQENMIPDLKVYPGGQTIGVKVKSSGVLVVGHHVIQESMDRKVSPGETAGIRLGDRITHMNGKPLDSLTRVAEAVEEAGKNKKPLDITLCRGEQTISTKLTPAYDRDDKAWRLGLYIRDSAAGVGTLTFYAPDQGVYGALGHVITDMNTQTPIVVGSGEIVQSNVTSIAKSQSGEPGEKRAHFLKDHRVLGNIERNTNFGIFGKMSDEPQYGLYSKPIPVALANEVKEGPAEILTVLEGQQIQRFQAEVVHISQQDKPATKGLVIRIVDPKLLDKTGGIVQGMSGSPIIQNGKLIGAVTHVFVNDPKSGYGCFIEWMLRDAGIMQNNVSLKSSSNLKAS